The nucleotide sequence TTGAGAAAGACCCAAGTGTAGAAATCCCAGATTATTATGAAGAGCTTTCAACGAGGCGTGTGCTTGTAATGGATTGGAAAGAAGGGAAGAAGATAACGGATACAGCTTATTTGGACAAACATCAATTAAATCGAAAAGAAGTAGCCGATCTTTTGTTACGCCTGTTTCTTCAGCAATTGTTAGAGGATGGCATTTTTCATGCTGACCCGCACGGTGGAAATATACTAGTTAAGCAGGACGGTACGATTGTACTGCTTGATTTCGGGATGATCGGAACAATTCAAGAAGCAGACCGCAAATCAGTCCAGAAAGCGGTTGAAGGTGTGGTGATGGAACGGTATGACCTTGTCGTTGATGCACTAGAAGATTTGCGCTTTTTGCTTCCGCATGCTGATCGGTCCATTCTTCAAGAGATGATTCGCCATATCGTAGAGGAATACCAAGAGATGAACTTTGCCCATGCCGACAGTAGGATGGTAGAACAACTAATGGAAGATATTATTCATGTCGTACAGAAAGAGCCACTCCAAATGCCAAGTGAATTTGCTTTTTTCGGTAAGGCCGTTTCTACTTTAATTGGCGTTATTTATGTGATTGAGCCAGAGGCAGATTTGTTCAATATGGTAAAGCCAGTGATTTCACAATGGGTGACCACTGGGACCGAGGACAAAGACAAATTGAATTGGCAAGGTGTCGTGGTGAAAGCAGGAAAAGCTTTCGTTCGCCTTCCGTATAAGCTGGATGACCTGCTTGAAGAACCTCGCCGGGAAAGGCAGCGTAAGCAAGCTGATGCAGAAAAGAAACGGATTCATGAGACGATGCTTTCGAAAAAGCGTGATGCTCTTATTTTTTTCCTAATTCCTTTTACCTTTCTTCATGTTGGCTTATTTTTTGAAAAGTGGCTTGTTATGTATTGGTTTGGCGGTATTTCATTATTTACATTTCTGAACTATCTACGTGCTTCCCATAAGGTGAAAAAAGAAGAATGAAGAAAACCCTATAAATACAGGAAAATCAGTTTAGTTTTAGGGTATTGTGGTAAAAAGTATGTATAGTCTTGTGACGAATAGTATATAGAAAGGGGAGAAAGTAAATGAACAAGCATATAAGACTTGGGGCTCTATTTGGCGTTATGCTAGCAATGGCTTTTCTATTTCCGCCAAGTATACAGGCTGCCCCTGCTTCTTTGGATGGAGGCGTTATTAAAGAGGGTAGAGCCTATTTACCGATGAGAGCCCTTTTTGAGTCAATGGGTGCAACAATCACATGGGATAATCAAACGAAAACAGCTACAGCTTATCTCAATAACGATGTTGTGAAGATGGGAATTGGGGAAGAGTATCTAGTTAAAAATGGAGAAAAAGAAACGATTGATGCAGCAGCTTTCATACATAATGGCCATACGATGATGCCATTGCGGGCTTCAGCGGAAGCATTTGGTGGTTATGTCTATTGGGATGGCGATAATCGAATCGCTGGTTATGAATTAGGTGAAAAAGAAGCAATTGTGAAGTTCGGAACAGCTAATGCTAATGAAGGTGAGCATGCAGTCATTAATGAAGGTTTCTTATCATCTTTAGAAGAAGGTTCATTCCAAACATGTCCTTTTTCAATGGAAAACCCTCCAACAAAAGGTGAAATTATTGCAAAATACGGTGAGCCTGTTGATAAGTACGAAGGGGGCGGCGGGTATGCAATGCTTCTTTCAGACGTTTCATGCTCTCCAACAGTAGCATATGTAAATGACGGTGACGATGACCCGATTACGGGAATTATGTATTATGAAATTCCAGATGGAATGACACCCTCAAAGTTTGTTGAGGTAGTAGGAGCACAGCCTGCTTCTGCCCAAACGACAAATCTCAATGATAATTTTGCAATGGTCTATTATAGTGCTGATTATGCATACAAAGCCATTGTTTCGGCACCTGGTCAAAATGAAACAATTCAAGGCATTTACATTAAAGAAAATTAAGAATAAGCGACTAAGCTTGGAGACCTCTAGTATGGTTTTCAAGCTTTTTTTGTGTGCAGGCGTTTTTCATGCTCAGAGTAAGCCCTAG is from Bacillus tianshenii and encodes:
- a CDS encoding AarF/UbiB family protein — protein: MKHFSLYRIYRIVWMAIRFFLQVTYFKRTNRGEWTKDKEEKWNELVKKQAQQYKRTALALGGLLIKLGQFLSTRADMMPRTFIQELEDLTDHVPPVGWKETKKVIETEWEGDYTTILTEISDEPVASASIGEVYQARLHTGELVAVKIRRPGIEQIIQTDFKAIRFVMWLANRFTKMGKQTDLPALYREIKRVINSELNFRKEMQNGQAFRRRFEKDPSVEIPDYYEELSTRRVLVMDWKEGKKITDTAYLDKHQLNRKEVADLLLRLFLQQLLEDGIFHADPHGGNILVKQDGTIVLLDFGMIGTIQEADRKSVQKAVEGVVMERYDLVVDALEDLRFLLPHADRSILQEMIRHIVEEYQEMNFAHADSRMVEQLMEDIIHVVQKEPLQMPSEFAFFGKAVSTLIGVIYVIEPEADLFNMVKPVISQWVTTGTEDKDKLNWQGVVVKAGKAFVRLPYKLDDLLEEPRRERQRKQADAEKKRIHETMLSKKRDALIFFLIPFTFLHVGLFFEKWLVMYWFGGISLFTFLNYLRASHKVKKEE
- a CDS encoding copper amine oxidase N-terminal domain-containing protein, yielding MNKHIRLGALFGVMLAMAFLFPPSIQAAPASLDGGVIKEGRAYLPMRALFESMGATITWDNQTKTATAYLNNDVVKMGIGEEYLVKNGEKETIDAAAFIHNGHTMMPLRASAEAFGGYVYWDGDNRIAGYELGEKEAIVKFGTANANEGEHAVINEGFLSSLEEGSFQTCPFSMENPPTKGEIIAKYGEPVDKYEGGGGYAMLLSDVSCSPTVAYVNDGDDDPITGIMYYEIPDGMTPSKFVEVVGAQPASAQTTNLNDNFAMVYYSADYAYKAIVSAPGQNETIQGIYIKEN